One Paroedura picta isolate Pp20150507F chromosome 3, Ppicta_v3.0, whole genome shotgun sequence genomic window carries:
- the TRAPPC5 gene encoding trafficking protein particle complex subunit 5 isoform X2, which translates to MDARFTRGKSAILERSLTRPKTDVSLSAFSLLFSEIVQYCQNRVYSVSELQNKLSEFGQQVGARILDVLVMREKNGKRETKVINILLFIKVTVWKALFGKEADKLEQANDDDKTYYIIEKEPLINTYISVPKENSTLNCASFTAGIVEAMLTCSGFPAKVTAHWHKGTTLMIKFDESVIARDKALDGR; encoded by the coding sequence ATGGATGCTCGCTTTACTCGTGGGAAGTCAGCTATTCTTGAGCGGTCCCTCACCCGCCCAAAGACTGATGTCAGTCTCAGTGCTTTTTCACTACTCTTCTCTGAGATTGTGCAGTACTGCCAGAACCGGGTATACTCTGTCTCAGAACTTCAGAACAAGCTTTCTGAATTTGGCCAGCAGGTGGGAGCCCGCATCCTGGATGTTCTGGTGATGCGGGAGAAAAATGGCAAACGCGAGACAAAAGTGATCAACATTCTGCTCTTCATCAAGGTGACTGTGTGGAAGGCGCTCTTTGGAAAGGAAGCTGACAAGCTGGAGCAAGCCAATGATGATGACAAGACCTACTACATCATTGAAAAGGAGCCCCTCATCAACACATACATTTCAGTGCCCAAGGAGAACAGCACTCTCAATTGtgcctccttcacagcaggcattGTGGAGGCCATGCTCACCTGCAGTGGTTTCCCTGCGAAGGTCACAGCCCACTGGCACAAAGGCACCACCCTCATGATCAAATTTGATGAGTCGGTTATAGCACGTGATAAAGCTCTGGATGGCCGCTGA
- the TRAPPC5 gene encoding trafficking protein particle complex subunit 5 isoform X1 has product MLTMDARFTRGKSAILERSLTRPKTDVSLSAFSLLFSEIVQYCQNRVYSVSELQNKLSEFGQQVGARILDVLVMREKNGKRETKVINILLFIKVTVWKALFGKEADKLEQANDDDKTYYIIEKEPLINTYISVPKENSTLNCASFTAGIVEAMLTCSGFPAKVTAHWHKGTTLMIKFDESVIARDKALDGR; this is encoded by the coding sequence CACCATGGATGCTCGCTTTACTCGTGGGAAGTCAGCTATTCTTGAGCGGTCCCTCACCCGCCCAAAGACTGATGTCAGTCTCAGTGCTTTTTCACTACTCTTCTCTGAGATTGTGCAGTACTGCCAGAACCGGGTATACTCTGTCTCAGAACTTCAGAACAAGCTTTCTGAATTTGGCCAGCAGGTGGGAGCCCGCATCCTGGATGTTCTGGTGATGCGGGAGAAAAATGGCAAACGCGAGACAAAAGTGATCAACATTCTGCTCTTCATCAAGGTGACTGTGTGGAAGGCGCTCTTTGGAAAGGAAGCTGACAAGCTGGAGCAAGCCAATGATGATGACAAGACCTACTACATCATTGAAAAGGAGCCCCTCATCAACACATACATTTCAGTGCCCAAGGAGAACAGCACTCTCAATTGtgcctccttcacagcaggcattGTGGAGGCCATGCTCACCTGCAGTGGTTTCCCTGCGAAGGTCACAGCCCACTGGCACAAAGGCACCACCCTCATGATCAAATTTGATGAGTCGGTTATAGCACGTGATAAAGCTCTGGATGGCCGCTGA